One region of Termitidicoccus mucosus genomic DNA includes:
- a CDS encoding phosphopantetheine-binding protein: MSSDPLITRLKHLIVETLNLEDINPDEIDENAPLIGSGLALDSIDALELVVKLEKEFGIKISSSEESKAALASVKALADFIRERSGGAASD, encoded by the coding sequence ATGTCCAGCGACCCGCTCATCACCCGCCTCAAACACCTTATCGTGGAAACCCTCAACCTTGAGGACATCAACCCCGATGAAATCGACGAAAACGCGCCGCTCATCGGCTCCGGGCTCGCGCTCGATTCCATCGACGCGCTCGAGCTCGTCGTGAAGCTCGAGAAGGAATTCGGCATCAAAATCAGCAGCAGCGAGGAATCCAAGGCCGCCCTCGCCAGCGTCAAGGCGCTCGCCGATTTCATCCGCGAACGCTCCGGCGGTGCCGCCTCGGATTAA
- a CDS encoding lysophospholipid acyltransferase family protein has translation MTRRIACIYYALAYYASWAWFGLGGCAVNLLSLPLLPWRQSPRVNRLARRAVRVLFRQWVFWFRTSRMLRITWRGFARPAAAPAARPGTVFIANHPTLVDAPILLARLPADTVCIFKPALMRNPAIGPAAIVGGHASGTGGIDLVRDLAERIAGGLSLLIFPEGTRTDAGAALNPLKPGFALIANRAGAAVRLVRIRSSRGLVPRGRAWWKPPAVLPATLEFALDREWPHDPRKPAAALTAEIEAYLRGELVKEAGR, from the coding sequence ATGACCCGCCGTATCGCATGCATTTATTATGCCCTCGCCTACTATGCCTCGTGGGCCTGGTTCGGCCTCGGCGGATGCGCCGTGAACCTGCTCAGCCTGCCGTTGCTGCCGTGGCGGCAATCCCCGCGGGTGAACCGCCTCGCGCGCCGCGCGGTGCGCGTGCTGTTCCGCCAATGGGTGTTCTGGTTTCGCACCAGCCGCATGCTGCGCATCACATGGCGCGGTTTCGCGAGGCCGGCGGCGGCGCCGGCGGCCCGCCCCGGCACGGTGTTCATCGCGAATCATCCGACGCTGGTTGACGCGCCCATTTTGCTCGCGCGGCTGCCCGCCGACACCGTTTGCATTTTCAAACCCGCGCTCATGCGCAATCCGGCCATCGGCCCGGCGGCGATCGTGGGCGGGCACGCCTCGGGCACGGGCGGCATCGACCTCGTGCGCGATCTCGCGGAGCGAATCGCCGGCGGGCTTTCGCTGCTCATTTTCCCCGAAGGCACGCGCACCGACGCGGGCGCGGCGCTGAACCCGCTCAAGCCCGGCTTTGCGCTCATCGCCAACCGCGCCGGCGCGGCGGTGCGACTCGTGCGCATCCGCAGTTCGCGCGGGCTCGTGCCGCGCGGACGCGCGTGGTGGAAGCCGCCGGCGGTGCTGCCGGCCACGCTGGAATTTGCGCTCGACCGCGAGTGGCCGCATGACCCGCGAAAGCCGGCGGCGGCATTGACCGCTGAAATCGAGGCGTATTTGCGCGGGGAACTGGTAAAGGAGGCCGGGCGATGA
- a CDS encoding Hsp20/alpha crystallin family protein, which produces MHTMIHPLNTATASSRAHESSDKSFRSPHYDCTEQDDTMRLTVYVPGVDAAGVEITARGPDLTVIARKTRFVRDNWKALHLENAQRDYMLRLRIGHGYDHDGIAAELNRGILTIALPRRAPAPAIAPVLRHCFAA; this is translated from the coding sequence ATGCATACCATGATCCATCCGCTCAACACCGCCACCGCCTCCAGTCGCGCCCACGAGTCTTCGGACAAATCGTTCCGAAGCCCTCACTACGACTGCACGGAACAGGACGACACGATGCGGCTCACGGTTTATGTGCCCGGGGTTGATGCGGCCGGCGTGGAGATCACCGCGCGCGGCCCCGACCTCACCGTGATCGCCCGCAAGACCCGTTTTGTGCGCGACAACTGGAAGGCGCTCCACCTGGAAAACGCGCAACGCGACTACATGCTCAGGCTGCGCATCGGCCACGGCTACGATCACGACGGCATCGCGGCGGAACTGAACCGCGGCATCCTCACGATCGCGCTGCCGCGGCGCGCGCCCGCGCCCGCCATCGCGCCGGTGCTCCGCCACTGCTTCGCGGCGTGA
- a CDS encoding 5'-methylthioadenosine/adenosylhomocysteine nucleosidase translates to MKFGILGALPQEVALIKRCMTAHRSVVVGTRTFHEGEWGGRRIVLALSRVGKVSAALTTTLLLERFGVDRVIFTGVAGALDPRLRPGDVVIADRLLQHDMDARPIFPRFEVPLLNRSEFPAALAPEAEAAARAYIAGALEAEIPAERRAAFGIATPSVRRGLVISGDQFVGGAAQAAALRGLQPDALGVEMEGAAVAQVCHEMGGVPAAIVRVISDRADGSAAVDFQRFVDDIAEYLTGGIVRVMLERSA, encoded by the coding sequence ATGAAATTTGGCATTCTCGGCGCGCTGCCCCAGGAGGTGGCCTTGATCAAACGCTGCATGACGGCGCACCGGAGCGTCGTGGTCGGCACGCGGACATTCCATGAGGGCGAGTGGGGCGGGCGGCGCATCGTGCTGGCCTTGTCGCGCGTCGGAAAAGTCTCCGCGGCCCTGACCACCACGCTGTTGCTGGAGCGGTTCGGCGTGGATCGCGTCATTTTCACCGGCGTGGCCGGCGCGCTCGACCCGAGGCTGCGCCCGGGCGACGTGGTGATCGCCGACCGGCTCTTGCAACACGACATGGATGCGCGCCCGATTTTCCCGCGTTTCGAGGTGCCGCTGCTCAATCGCTCCGAGTTTCCCGCCGCGCTTGCGCCCGAGGCCGAGGCCGCCGCGCGCGCCTACATCGCGGGCGCGCTGGAGGCGGAGATTCCGGCGGAGCGGCGGGCGGCCTTCGGCATCGCCACGCCGTCGGTCCGGCGGGGGCTGGTGATCAGCGGCGACCAGTTCGTGGGCGGGGCCGCGCAGGCGGCGGCGCTGCGCGGCTTGCAGCCGGACGCGCTCGGCGTCGAGATGGAGGGCGCGGCGGTGGCGCAGGTCTGCCACGAGATGGGCGGCGTGCCGGCGGCGATTGTCCGCGTGATCTCCGACCGCGCGGACGGCTCGGCTGCGGTCGATTTCCAGCGGTTCGTCGATGACATCGCCGAATACCTCACCGGCGGCATCGTGCGCGTGATGTTGGAACGCAGTGCATAG